TGGATTATTACCAACATACTCAAGAAGGCGCAGATGATATGCCTGCTCACATCAAAGCTTCTCTTTTAGGCAGTTCAGTAAGTGTACCGATTCAAGAGGGCAAACTTCTAACAGGAACTTGGCAAGGTATCTATCTTTGCGAGCACCGAAATCATGCGAGTGGGAGAAGAATTACGATTACTGTTATGGGAGATTAATTTGATCCATACAAATGTATATCGATATTTTTAGGATTCCTCTAGCCTGTTCTCAATCTTAGGATTAAGTTGCACCAGAGCTTTTGATAGTGAGGTTTTATCCTTTGGAGAAATGATAACACTACCGAATTCACCATGCTCTATTTCAATTCGATCAAAAGAGGGAGCTGGCGAGGAAAAGACGCTATTAGTTTTTGAGATTTTCTTTATTTCGTCAATCTTAATTGCCCTAAATGTGATAAATCCCATTCTAATATTTAATGTTTTATTTGCAATAGTATACACGGTTTGCATAAAAATATACAATATAAAGACATACATCACGATCATAAACGCAAGCGCAATTATTACCGTCTGACTCCATTCTGTTGTACTACCATTAACTAAAAATGGAGCGAAAAAGATCACGAAAATAAATAGTAACAATCCGTAAGATACTTTAGAGGGGTATTTCGTTTTCATTTGCTATCATGTAATGATAAATCTTGGTGAAATATAGAGAATT
This is a stretch of genomic DNA from Marivirga harenae. It encodes these proteins:
- a CDS encoding PH domain-containing protein, which gives rise to MKTKYPSKVSYGLLLFIFVIFFAPFLVNGSTTEWSQTVIIALAFMIVMYVFILYIFMQTVYTIANKTLNIRMGFITFRAIKIDEIKKISKTNSVFSSPAPSFDRIEIEHGEFGSVIISPKDKTSLSKALVQLNPKIENRLEES